The following are encoded together in the Thunnus thynnus unplaced genomic scaffold, fThuThy2.1 SCAFFOLD_85, whole genome shotgun sequence genome:
- the LOC137178761 gene encoding NACHT, LRR and PYD domains-containing protein 12-like, with protein TRWRELLTVLYRYIKRSGVLCFCFLLFEGGESSTDATAVQKPTTSEQPAADSGLQKALDTYKFNLRRKYQQVTEGTDAAGSETLLNKIYTELYITEGKSEEVNIQHEVRQLETASKMKIHHDTPIKCHDIFKVLPDQQKHIIKVVLTSGVAGVGKTFLVQKFTLDWAEGSKNQDISLVILLSFRELNLIKDEQYSLLMLIHVFHPTLQKVTAEKLESKDCKVLFIFDGLDESRLELDFKDNEVVSDVTQKSSVKVLLTNLFKGNLLPFALIWITSRPAAANQILDQKCVDRVTEVRGFTDTQKEEYFRRRFSDEELSSRIISHIKTSRSLHIMCYIPVFCWITARVVEHMLTTDQRGELPKTLTDLYSHLLLVQTKRKKDKYDEGQKTSPQELTEADSEVLLKLGRLAFEQLEKGNIMFYQEDLEQCGLDVTEASVLSGFCTEIFKRENLISHKTVYCFVHLSVQEFLAAVYVYHCYTNSNTEVLKDFLGKYYSNSSLDDFLVKDYSNSSLDDFLERAMEKSLQSKNGHLDLFVRFLHGLSLESNQSFLGGLLGQTENSPEIIQRVINNLKEMNTEDTSPDRSINIFHCLMEMNDLSVHQEIQEFLKSENRSEKELSEINCSALAYMLQMSEEVLDEFDLQKYNTSEEGRWRLIPAVRNCRKAQLYGCELSETHFEVVASALKSNPSHLRELDLSANFLNRDPTGSRFELLSAGLESPNCRLETLRLWLCRLSETSCASLVSALKSNPSHLRDLDLRGNDLKDSGLKLLCDFLESPDCRLETLRLSSCRLSEISCASLVSALKSNPSHLRHLDLSGNDVCDVKQLCDFLESPHCRLESLGLSGCSLSEISCASLVSALKSNPSSHLRYLDVRGNNLKDSDMKQLSDLKESPHCRLETLRLTDCSLSEISCASLVSALKSNPSHLRKLNLSGGEFQESDVKLLCDFLESPDCRLETLELSSCRLSETSCASLASALKSNPSSHLTHLELSDNNVCDVKQLCDFLESPHCRLETLELTDCSLSEISCASLGLALKSNPSSHLRYLDLSDNDVCDVKQLCDFLESPHCRLEYLELMRCSLSETSCASLASALKSNPSSHLRDLYLTGNNLKYSDVKQLSDLQESPDCRLETLFWKDFDY; from the exons cagatAGTGGACTGCAGAAGGCCTTAGATACATATAAGTTCAATCTGAGAAGGAAATATCAACAAGTGACTGAAGGAACTGATGCAGCAGGAAGTGAAACCCTCCTCAACAAGatctacactgagctctacatcacagagggaaagagtgaAGAGGTTAATATCCAACATGAGGTGAGGCAGCTTGAAACAGCTTCCAAGATGAAGATCCACCATGACACTCCAATCAAGTGCCACGACATCTTTAAAGTCTTACCCGaccaacagaaacacatcatcAAAGTTGTTCTGACAAGCGGTGTCGCTGGTGTTGGAAAAACCTTCTTGgtgcagaagttcactctggactgggcagagggcTCGAAAAACCAAGACATCAGTCTGGTGATTCTGCTTTCGTTCAGGGAGCTGAACTTGATCAAAGATGAGCAGTACAGTCTCCTCATGCTGATCCATGttttccatccaacattacagaaggtcacagcagagaagctcGAGTCTAAAGACTgtaaagttttgttcatctttgacggcctggatgaaagcagacttgAACTTGATTTCAAGGACAATGAGGTcgtgtctgatgtcacacagaagtCATCAGTCAAGGTGCTGTTGACAAACCTCTTCAAGGGGAATCTGCTTCCCTTTGCTCTTATTTGGATAACttcccgacctgcagcagccaatcagatcctaGATCAGAAATGTGTTGACAGGGTAACAGAAGTACGAGGCTTCACTGACacccagaaggaggagtacttcaggaggagattcagtgatgaagagctgtccagcagaatcatctcacacatcaagacatccaggagcctccacatcatgtgttacatcccagtcttctgctggatcactgctagaGTTGTGGAGCACATGTTGACtacagaccagagaggagagctgcccaagaccctgactgacctGTACTCACACCTCCTGCTGgttcagacaaagagaaagaaggacaAGTATGATGAAGGACAGAAGACGAGTCCACAGGAGCTGACGGAGGCTGACAGTGAAGTTCTTCTGAAGCTGGGGAGGCTGGCGTTTGAACAActggagaaaggaaacatcatgttctaccaagaagacctggagcagtgtggtcttgatgtcacagaggcctCGGTGTTATCAGGATTTTGTACAGAGATCTTcaaaagagagaatttgatcTCCCACAAAACagtctactgctttgttcatctgagcgttcaggagtttctggctgcagtctacGTGTACCACTGTTACACCAACAGCAACACAGAGGTACTGAAGGACTTCCTGGGAAAATACTACAGTAACTCATCTCTGGATGACTTCCTGGTAAAAGACTACAGTAACTCATCTCTGGATGACTTCCTGGAGAGAGCCATGGAGAAATCTCTCCAAAGTAAAAACGGCCACCTGGATCTGTTTGTGCGTttccttcatggcctctctctggagTCCAACCAGAGCTTCTTAGGAGGCCTGCTgggtcagacagagaacagtccAGAAATCATCCAGAGAGTCATCAACAACCTGAAGGAGATGAACACTGAGGATACCtctcctgacagaagcatcaacatcttccactgtctgatggagatgaacGACCTCTCAGTACATCAGGAGATCCAAGAgttcctgaagtcagagaacagatcagAGAAGGAACTCTCTGAGATCAactgctcagctctggcctacatgctgcagatgtcagaggaggttctggatGAGTTTGACCTGCAGAAGTACAACACATCAGAGGAGGGACGATGGagactgatcccagctgtgaggaactgcagaaaggctca ACTTTATGGCTGTGAACTCTCAGAGACTCACTTTGAAGttgtggcctcagctctgaagtccaacccctcccatctgagagagcttgacctGAGTGCAAACTTCCTGAATAGAGATCCGACTGGTTCAAGATTTGAGCTTCtatctgctggactggagagtccaaactgtagactggagactctgag attgtggctctgcaggttgtcagagaccagctgtgcttctctggtctcagctttgaagtccaacccctcccatctgagagatcTTGATCTAAGAGGAAACGACCTGAAAGACTCAGGATTAAAActactgtgtgattttctggagagtccagactgtagactggagactctgag attgagttcctgcaggttgtcagagatcagctgtgcttctctggtctcagctctgaagtccaacccctcccatctgagacaTCTGGATCTGTCTGGAAACGACGTGTGTGAcgtgaagcagctgtgtgattttctggagagtccacactgtagactggagtcTCTGGg attgagtggctgcagtttgtcagagatcagctgtgcttctctggtctcagctctgaagtccaacccctcatCCCATCTGAGATATCTGGATGTAAGAGGAAATAACCTGAAGGACTCGGACATGAAACAGCTGTCTGATCTTaaggagagtccacactgtagactggaaactctgag attgactgactgcagtttgtcagagatcagttgtgcttctctggtctcagctctgaagtccaacccctcccatctgagaaaGCTGAATCTGTCTGGAGGAGAGTTTCAGGAATCAGACGTGAAGctactgtgtgattttctggagagtccagactgtagactggagactctgga attgagttcctgcaggttgtcagagaccagctgtgcttctctggcctcagctctgaagtccaacccctcatCCCATCTGACACATCTGGAGCTGTCTGACAACAACGTGTGTGAcgtgaagcagctgtgtgattttctggagagtccacactgtagactggagactctgga attgactgactgcagtttgtcagagatcagctgtgcttctctgggcttagctctgaagtccaacccctcatCCCATCTGAGATATCTGGATCTGTCTGACAACGACGTGTGTGAcgtgaagcagctgtgtgattttctggagagtccacactgtagactggagtaTCTGGA attgatgcgctgcagtttgtcagagaccagctgtgcttctctggcctcagctctgaagtccaacccctcatCCCATCTGAGAGATCTGTATCTAACAGGAAATAACCTGAAGTACTCGGACGtgaagcagctgtctgatcttcaggagagtccagactgtagactggagactctgtt ctGGAAGGATTTTGATTATTGA